A single genomic interval of Lathyrus oleraceus cultivar Zhongwan6 chromosome 7, CAAS_Psat_ZW6_1.0, whole genome shotgun sequence harbors:
- the LOC127100992 gene encoding NAD(P)H-quinone oxidoreductase subunit 1, chloroplastic, whose product MIIDTPKVQDINSFSGLESFKEVYGILWILVPILILVLGITLSVLAIVWLEREISVGVQQRIGPEYAGPFGILQALADGTKLLFKENLIPSMGDIRLFSIRPSLSVIFILISYSVVPFGYNFVLSDFNIGVFLWIAISSIAPIGLLMSGYGSNNKYSFLGGLRALLNRLVMKYH is encoded by the coding sequence ATGATAATTGATACACCGAAAGTCCAAGATATAAACTCCTTTTCTGGATTGGAATCTTTCAAAGAGGTCTATGGAATTCTATGGATACTTGTACCAATTTTGATTCTTGTCTTGGGAATCACACTAAGTGTACTAGCCATTGTATGGTTAGAAAGAGAAATATCTGTAGGGGTACAACAACGTATTGGACCTGAATATGCTGGTCCTTTTGGAATTCTTCAAGCTCTAGCAGACGGAACAAAACTACTATTCAAAGAGAATCTTATTCCATCTATGGGAGATATTCGTTTATTCAGTATCAGACCATCCCTATCAGTCATATTCATTCTAATAAGTTATTCAGTAGTTCCCTTTGGCTATAACTTTGTTTTATCTGATTTCAATATAGGTGTTTTTTTATGGATTGCTATTTCGAGTATTGCTCCCATTGGACTTCTTATGTCAGGATATGGCTCAAATAATAAATATTCCTTTTTGGGTGGTCTACGAGCGCTGCTCAATCGATTAGTTATGAAATACCATTAA